A single window of Actinoallomurus bryophytorum DNA harbors:
- a CDS encoding EF-hand domain-containing protein: protein MSDQYEAVFARYDTDGDGRLTVDEVTEAIAGMFPAAEVNDLSGIVKALFAEYDVDHDGLLSVAEFVPLAQNLPELGS, encoded by the coding sequence ATGTCCGATCAGTACGAGGCGGTATTCGCTCGGTACGACACCGACGGGGACGGTCGGCTCACCGTGGACGAGGTGACCGAGGCGATCGCGGGGATGTTTCCGGCGGCCGAGGTGAACGACCTTTCGGGGATCGTCAAGGCACTGTTCGCCGAGTACGACGTCGATCACGACGGGCTGCTGTCCGTTGCCGAGTTCGTACCGCTGGCCCAGAACCTTCCCGAGCTCGGCTCCTAG
- a CDS encoding response regulator transcription factor: MRVILAEDSTLLREGLVRLLAEEGHEVIAATADAEALLTAVAADPPDVAVVDVRMPPTHTDEGLRAALDIRRRHPGVGVLVLSQYVEKRYATDLLSTHSRGVGYLLKDRVAQVQEFLDALERVGSGGAAFDPEVVRQLLARTTHVDPLNDLTARERDVLAEMAQGHTNLAIAGRLHVSRSAVEKHINAIFDKLRLPRDGGYSRRVLAVLRYLGS; encoded by the coding sequence GTGCGCGTGATCCTGGCCGAGGACTCCACCCTGCTGCGCGAGGGACTCGTACGGCTGCTCGCCGAGGAGGGGCACGAGGTCATCGCCGCCACGGCCGACGCCGAGGCGCTGCTCACCGCGGTCGCGGCCGACCCGCCGGACGTGGCGGTGGTCGACGTTCGCATGCCACCCACCCACACCGACGAGGGCCTGCGCGCGGCGCTGGACATCCGGCGGCGTCACCCGGGCGTCGGCGTCCTCGTACTCTCGCAGTACGTCGAGAAGCGCTATGCCACCGACCTTCTCTCCACCCACTCCCGGGGCGTCGGCTACCTGCTCAAGGACCGGGTCGCCCAGGTCCAGGAGTTCCTGGACGCCCTCGAACGCGTCGGCTCCGGCGGCGCCGCCTTCGACCCCGAGGTGGTCCGGCAGCTCCTCGCCCGCACGACGCACGTCGACCCCCTGAACGACCTCACCGCCCGCGAACGCGACGTGCTCGCCGAGATGGCACAGGGTCACACCAACCTCGCGATCGCCGGCCGGCTGCACGTCTCACGTAGCGCGGTCGAAAAGCACATCAACGCCATCTTCGACAAGCTCAGGCTCCCCCGGGACGGCGGCTACAGCCGGCGGGTCCTCGCCGTACTCCGTTACCTGGGCTCCTGA
- a CDS encoding DUF4303 domain-containing protein, producing the protein MAGTFDWAAFEGALTDALVRAVRSAIAEHPGERFYAAALDHIYRETDGRIALPCLGMNTVEALASLPAREQADLRWSAADWDHYSDVWLPGDLDRDWERALTAEACRGTTRQWASTFRRYLGMLVRVCRRARASLRSSGLTDRDFVVLLLDDEYHETLVRRVLPRSEVSRHFPGFDERAAELARVALLPPAERAAFHASRLGVFSGPIGSEEAASALRDLGPAAFPVLIAMLAAEDRVGKAAKLLADIGRPDDRVVRALDDALTRCEGPDQSWVARALSRLGRLDLVLDQTDRLPEAVVIGAVVAPFTGFRDSAVAPPRLDYRSLEGFVERRPAYVPALAEELKPGRGYCGITVEEVPEAIRGLTSKHVIIRRHAVCVLGERGLGAAVARRVLPLLGQVVTRDEDASVRRLAILSLLWWQKDSRRYADVVRAALDDPAEQVRETAASWLRQQPVGRVGT; encoded by the coding sequence GTGGCAGGGACCTTCGACTGGGCGGCCTTCGAGGGCGCGTTGACGGATGCGCTGGTGCGGGCCGTTCGGTCGGCGATCGCCGAGCACCCTGGCGAACGGTTCTACGCCGCCGCGCTGGACCACATCTACCGCGAGACCGATGGCCGGATCGCGCTCCCCTGTCTCGGGATGAACACCGTCGAGGCGTTGGCGTCGCTTCCCGCACGGGAACAGGCGGATCTGCGGTGGAGCGCCGCCGACTGGGATCACTACAGCGACGTGTGGCTTCCCGGTGATCTGGACCGGGACTGGGAGCGGGCACTCACCGCGGAGGCCTGCCGGGGAACGACCCGCCAGTGGGCGTCGACGTTCCGCAGGTACCTCGGGATGCTCGTCCGCGTGTGCAGGCGGGCGCGGGCGAGCCTTCGTTCGAGCGGGCTCACCGACCGGGACTTCGTGGTGCTGCTTCTCGATGACGAGTACCACGAGACGCTGGTGAGGCGCGTCCTTCCCAGAAGCGAGGTGAGCCGGCACTTCCCCGGGTTCGACGAGCGGGCGGCCGAGCTCGCGCGGGTCGCCCTGCTTCCGCCGGCCGAGCGGGCCGCGTTCCACGCGTCACGGCTGGGGGTGTTCAGCGGCCCGATCGGCAGCGAAGAGGCCGCGTCGGCGCTGCGTGATCTCGGCCCGGCGGCGTTTCCCGTCCTGATCGCCATGCTCGCCGCCGAGGACCGGGTGGGGAAGGCCGCCAAGCTGCTCGCCGACATAGGCCGGCCCGACGATCGCGTCGTACGGGCGCTGGATGACGCGCTGACACGATGTGAAGGGCCCGACCAGTCGTGGGTGGCCCGAGCGCTGTCTCGCCTCGGCCGGCTGGACCTCGTGCTCGATCAGACCGACCGTCTTCCCGAGGCGGTCGTGATCGGCGCCGTCGTCGCACCGTTCACCGGCTTCCGCGACTCCGCGGTCGCCCCGCCGCGACTCGACTACCGGTCCCTGGAGGGCTTCGTCGAGCGCCGGCCGGCGTACGTCCCCGCGCTGGCTGAGGAGCTCAAGCCCGGCCGGGGGTACTGCGGCATCACCGTCGAGGAGGTGCCCGAGGCGATCCGCGGGCTGACCTCGAAACACGTCATCATCCGCCGGCACGCGGTCTGCGTACTCGGCGAACGCGGTCTCGGTGCGGCCGTCGCCCGGCGGGTCCTGCCGCTACTCGGCCAGGTCGTCACCCGGGACGAGGACGCGAGCGTACGCCGGCTGGCGATCCTGTCCCTGCTGTGGTGGCAGAAGGACTCCCGCCGGTACGCCGACGTGGTCCGCGCGGCACTGGACGACCCCGCCGAACAGGTCCGCGAGACCGCTGCGAGTTGGCTCCGGCAACAGCCGGTCGGCCGGGTCGGCACCTGA
- a CDS encoding sensor histidine kinase, with translation MTRFVRHGAGGVRLAVGVALGALTSTAELVFLLLTGPVLLVRRTPPHFVTAAARRLVRIERTRLTALLGAGENGEAGDRRVLAYLAVRWPVGLLGGGVLFLLLYGAVTTVAVLAGWLYGGRPDGIAPTWPILVYLFAAATVLLFLDLAGLAAVAAFERGLVRRFLGPDERALMRARIAELSASRAGIVAAVDAERRRIERDLHDGLQQRLVALGMLLGRARRNESRDLLRQAHEESRRALEELRDIAWRVYPAALDDLGLRDALATVAERCAVPVRVHCDLPDRPIKQVETAAYFTVREAVTNAAKHSGATLIDVSILRRGTLVIVMITDDGAGGADPGGGGLSGLARRVAALDGRFRVSSPAGGPTVVTAELPCA, from the coding sequence GTGACGCGGTTCGTCCGGCACGGCGCGGGCGGCGTCCGCCTCGCCGTCGGCGTGGCGCTGGGGGCGCTGACCTCCACCGCCGAGCTGGTCTTCCTGCTCCTGACGGGTCCGGTCCTCCTGGTCCGCCGCACCCCGCCCCACTTCGTCACGGCCGCCGCCCGGCGGCTCGTACGGATCGAGCGCACGCGCCTGACCGCGCTGCTCGGCGCGGGCGAGAACGGGGAGGCGGGCGATCGCCGGGTGCTCGCCTACCTGGCGGTGCGCTGGCCGGTGGGCCTGCTCGGCGGCGGGGTGCTGTTCCTGCTGCTCTACGGCGCGGTGACGACGGTCGCGGTGCTGGCCGGCTGGCTCTACGGCGGACGGCCGGACGGCATCGCCCCGACCTGGCCGATCCTCGTCTATCTCTTCGCCGCCGCGACCGTCTTGCTCTTCCTGGACCTGGCCGGGCTGGCGGCGGTGGCCGCGTTCGAACGCGGGCTCGTCCGCCGGTTCCTCGGGCCGGACGAGCGGGCGTTGATGCGCGCGCGTATCGCCGAACTGTCCGCCAGCCGGGCCGGGATCGTGGCGGCCGTGGACGCCGAACGCCGGCGAATCGAACGGGATCTGCACGACGGCCTCCAGCAGCGCCTGGTGGCCCTGGGCATGCTGCTCGGACGGGCGCGGCGCAACGAGTCGCGTGACCTGCTCCGGCAGGCCCACGAGGAATCGCGGCGGGCGCTGGAGGAACTGCGGGACATCGCCTGGCGCGTCTATCCGGCGGCGCTGGACGACCTGGGTCTGCGTGACGCCCTCGCCACGGTCGCCGAACGGTGCGCCGTTCCGGTGCGGGTCCACTGTGACCTGCCCGACCGGCCGATCAAGCAGGTCGAGACGGCGGCCTACTTCACCGTACGGGAGGCGGTGACCAACGCGGCCAAGCACTCGGGCGCCACCCTGATCGACGTCTCGATCCTCCGGCGGGGCACCCTGGTGATCGTGATGATCACCGATGACGGAGCGGGCGGCGCCGATCCCGGTGGGGGCGGCCTGTCCGGGCTCGCCCGCCGGGTCGCGGCCCTGGACGGGCGTTTCCGCGTGTCCAGCCCGGCCGGCGGCCCGACCGTCGTGACCGCGGAGCTGCCGTGCGCGTGA
- a CDS encoding glycoside hydrolase family 3 protein, protein MKPRPRLALLPAAALVASLGLAVPARAQSTYPFQNPRLPLNTRVGDLVGRLTLDEKVSLLHQYEPAIPRLGIKAFKTGTEALHGVAWSTDVHDGGAVVTAKGTVFPQAVGLASTWDPALVKRVGSAVGDEARGYNTINPDVWGVQLWAPVVNLLRDPRWGRNEEGYSEDPLLTGTISTAYGSGMEGGDPGYLKAAPVLKHYLGYNNEVHRDTTSSDLRPRVLHEYDEKAFSPAISADAATGVMASYNLVNGRPATVDPSLNDAVRSWTRKDLLNVTDAGAPNNLTGSEAYYATQPEADAAVLKAGLDSFTVDDTDGSKTAAAVKSALSQGLLKESDVDTAVRHILSIRFRLGDLDPDGGPYAKITKDVIDSPANRALARQTADQAAVLLKNSGHALPLDAAKTRKVAVVGPLEKTLYTDWYSGALPYKVTPLDGIRERLGAGGSVTDSEGADRIALKDVATGRYITAGTGAGAVLKESATSADTTTQFDAFDWGQGVLTLRSVANGRYAGYNFTNFVNDQDQPNGWFVQQQFKLEKQDDGTYVIRYAGYETDQSWFGDKKYVAAATDGTLTLTTADGAAHFAKDTVSSGVDDAVRAARGADAAVVVVGSMPFINGREDHDRTTMALAEGQEALVKAVRKANPHTVVVVENSYPTTLNWEQDNVPAILWTTHAGAETGHAIADTLFGDSDPAGRLTQTWYRSDAGLPDILDYDIIKSDRTYLYYKGDPLYPFGYGLSYTAFRYGKLRVTSSGGHVDASVAVTNTGKRAGDEVVQLYTHQRTSRDKQPLRQLRAFQRVRLAPGRTTTVRLRFDVADLAHWDVTRNRPVVEGGTYDVMAGASSADIRQRATLPVRGETIPARDLSRPTRTADFDDYKGVRLVDETKARGDAVGAADGDWVRFTGVALGSGATTFTARTAATAAGTVEVRLDSPTGPLAGTAEVAPTGGVYSYATSTAALHGAKGHHDVYLVFHGDLRVSTFSLR, encoded by the coding sequence GTGAAACCCCGACCCCGGCTCGCGCTGCTGCCCGCCGCGGCCCTCGTGGCCTCGTTAGGCCTGGCGGTTCCCGCCAGAGCGCAAAGCACCTATCCCTTCCAGAATCCGCGTCTCCCGCTGAACACCCGGGTCGGCGACCTGGTGGGGCGGCTCACCCTCGACGAGAAGGTGTCGCTGCTCCACCAGTACGAGCCGGCCATCCCGCGCCTGGGGATCAAGGCGTTCAAGACCGGCACCGAGGCCCTGCACGGTGTCGCCTGGTCGACGGACGTCCACGACGGCGGCGCCGTCGTGACCGCCAAGGGCACGGTGTTCCCGCAGGCCGTCGGGCTGGCCTCGACCTGGGACCCGGCGCTCGTCAAGCGGGTCGGCTCGGCGGTCGGCGACGAGGCGCGCGGGTACAACACGATCAACCCCGACGTCTGGGGCGTGCAGCTCTGGGCGCCGGTCGTGAACCTCCTGCGCGATCCTCGGTGGGGCCGCAACGAGGAGGGCTACTCGGAGGACCCGCTCCTCACCGGGACGATCTCCACGGCGTACGGCTCCGGGATGGAGGGCGGCGACCCCGGGTACCTGAAGGCCGCGCCCGTCCTCAAGCACTACCTGGGCTACAACAACGAGGTGCACCGCGACACGACGTCGTCGGACCTGCGGCCTCGCGTACTCCACGAGTACGACGAGAAGGCGTTCTCTCCGGCGATCTCCGCGGACGCCGCGACCGGCGTGATGGCCTCCTACAACCTGGTCAACGGACGGCCCGCCACGGTCGACCCGAGCCTGAACGACGCCGTACGGTCCTGGACGCGCAAGGACCTGCTGAACGTCACCGACGCGGGTGCGCCGAACAACCTCACCGGCAGCGAGGCGTACTACGCCACCCAGCCGGAGGCCGACGCGGCGGTGCTGAAGGCCGGTCTGGACAGCTTCACGGTGGACGACACCGACGGCTCGAAGACCGCGGCCGCCGTCAAGTCCGCACTGTCGCAGGGGCTCCTCAAGGAATCCGACGTCGACACCGCCGTGCGGCACATCCTGAGCATCCGGTTCCGGCTCGGCGACCTCGACCCCGACGGCGGGCCCTACGCGAAGATCACCAAGGACGTCATCGACAGCCCGGCCAACCGGGCGCTGGCCCGGCAGACCGCGGACCAGGCCGCCGTCCTGCTGAAGAACTCCGGGCACGCCCTGCCGCTGGACGCCGCGAAGACCAGGAAGGTCGCGGTCGTCGGGCCGCTGGAGAAGACCCTCTACACCGACTGGTACTCCGGCGCGCTGCCGTACAAGGTGACCCCGCTGGACGGGATCAGGGAGCGGCTCGGCGCCGGCGGCTCGGTGACCGACAGCGAGGGCGCGGACCGGATCGCGCTCAAGGACGTCGCCACCGGGAGGTACATCACCGCCGGTACGGGCGCCGGTGCGGTGTTGAAGGAGAGCGCCACCAGCGCGGACACCACCACGCAGTTCGACGCGTTCGACTGGGGCCAGGGCGTGCTGACGCTGCGCAGCGTCGCCAACGGCAGGTACGCCGGGTACAACTTCACGAACTTCGTCAACGACCAGGACCAGCCGAACGGCTGGTTCGTCCAGCAGCAGTTCAAGCTGGAAAAGCAGGACGACGGCACGTACGTCATCCGGTACGCCGGGTACGAGACCGACCAGTCGTGGTTCGGCGACAAGAAGTACGTGGCGGCGGCCACCGACGGCACCCTCACCCTGACCACGGCGGACGGCGCGGCGCACTTCGCCAAGGACACGGTCTCCAGTGGCGTGGACGATGCCGTTCGCGCGGCTCGGGGCGCCGACGCCGCGGTCGTCGTGGTGGGCAGCATGCCGTTCATCAACGGCCGCGAGGACCACGACCGGACCACGATGGCGCTGGCCGAGGGCCAGGAGGCGCTGGTCAAGGCGGTGCGCAAGGCCAACCCGCACACGGTGGTCGTCGTCGAGAACAGCTACCCGACCACGCTGAACTGGGAGCAGGACAACGTCCCGGCGATCCTGTGGACCACGCACGCGGGCGCCGAGACCGGGCACGCGATCGCCGACACGCTCTTCGGCGACAGCGACCCCGCCGGGCGCCTGACCCAGACCTGGTACCGCTCGGACGCCGGCCTGCCGGACATCCTCGACTACGACATCATCAAGTCCGACCGGACCTACCTGTACTACAAGGGCGACCCGCTCTACCCGTTCGGGTACGGCCTGTCCTACACCGCGTTCCGCTACGGGAAGCTGCGCGTGACCTCCTCGGGCGGCCACGTCGACGCGTCGGTCGCGGTGACCAACACGGGGAAGCGCGCGGGCGACGAGGTCGTGCAGCTCTACACGCACCAGCGGACCTCGCGCGACAAGCAGCCGCTGCGGCAGCTGCGCGCCTTCCAGCGGGTGCGCCTGGCGCCGGGCCGGACCACGACGGTGCGGTTGCGGTTCGACGTCGCCGACCTCGCGCACTGGGACGTCACACGGAACCGTCCCGTCGTCGAGGGCGGGACCTATGACGTGATGGCCGGGGCGTCGTCGGCCGACATCCGGCAGCGCGCGACGCTGCCCGTCAGGGGCGAGACCATCCCGGCGCGCGACCTGTCCCGGCCGACCCGTACGGCCGACTTCGACGACTACAAGGGCGTGCGCCTCGTCGACGAGACCAAGGCGCGTGGCGACGCGGTCGGAGCCGCGGACGGCGACTGGGTGAGGTTCACCGGTGTCGCGCTCGGCTCCGGCGCGACGACGTTCACCGCACGTACGGCGGCGACGGCCGCGGGCACCGTCGAGGTCCGGCTGGACTCCCCCACCGGCCCGCTCGCCGGCACCGCCGAGGTCGCCCCGACCGGGGGCGTCTACTCCTACGCCACCTCGACCGCCGCGCTGCACGGCGCGAAGGGTCACCACGATGTCTATCTGGTCTTCCACGGCGACCTGCGCGTGAGCACCTTCTCCCTCCGATAG
- a CDS encoding DedA family protein: MIEASGAEPAGGIAGWAAHIMESLGAPGTGLANGIDTVFPFVPSEVVLPIAGFTAGQGRMSVVAAIVWATVGSVVGSLVVYYAGALLGRERTRSIAARIPLVRPHEIDRAEAWFARHGGKTVFLARMVPVLRSLISIPAGIERMPVLTFAGLTALGSLIWNTAFVMAGYWLGDNWRLVEEYGGLASKAVLIVAVLAAGYFVVARLTRSGARHRS; this comes from the coding sequence ATGATCGAAGCGAGCGGAGCGGAGCCGGCCGGCGGAATCGCCGGCTGGGCCGCCCACATCATGGAATCCCTCGGAGCACCCGGGACGGGCCTGGCCAACGGGATCGACACGGTCTTTCCCTTCGTGCCCAGTGAGGTGGTCCTGCCGATCGCGGGATTCACCGCGGGCCAAGGCCGGATGAGCGTCGTCGCGGCGATCGTCTGGGCCACCGTCGGCTCGGTCGTCGGATCGCTGGTGGTCTACTACGCGGGCGCCCTGCTCGGCCGCGAACGGACCCGGTCGATCGCCGCACGTATCCCGCTGGTCAGGCCGCACGAGATCGACCGGGCGGAGGCCTGGTTCGCGCGGCATGGCGGCAAGACGGTGTTCCTGGCCCGTATGGTCCCGGTCCTGCGCAGTCTGATCTCCATTCCAGCGGGCATCGAGCGGATGCCGGTCCTGACGTTCGCGGGTCTCACCGCACTGGGCAGCCTGATCTGGAACACGGCCTTCGTGATGGCCGGATACTGGCTGGGCGACAACTGGCGGCTTGTGGAGGAGTACGGCGGATTGGCGTCGAAGGCAGTTTTGATCGTGGCCGTGCTGGCCGCCGGCTACTTCGTGGTGGCCCGGCTGACGCGCTCCGGCGCACGGCACCGGTCGTGA